Below is a genomic region from Flammeovirgaceae bacterium SG7u.111.
TATTTACAACAACGCATATTGCTAAAAAGTAAAACTACTGAGAATTTAGTAGTTAAAATGCAAGGGCGAACTCTTCTACTTACTCAATGTTTTGTATTTCCTCATTAGGTTGTTGGAAAAAATAAATGTTTCCAACTCTGGTTGGGTGGCGTCTAGCACTTCATCGTTACTTCCTTCCCACACCAAATGCCCTTTATGCAAAAAGAGGATATGCTCTCCAATTTCCATCATGGAATTCATATCATGCGATACAATTACCGTGGTCAGGTTATATTCTTTGGTAATCTCAAATATCAAATTATCAATCAAAATTGCGGTATTTGGATCTAGACCTGAATTAGGCTCATCGCAAAACAGGTACTGGGAGTTATGTACAATTGCTCGGGCAATCCCAACCCTTTTTTTCATTCCACCACTAATTTCAGAAGGCATTTTTTTGCCAGCGTGCTCTAGCTCAACTCGCTTAAGGCATAAGTTCACCCTATCTTCCTTTTCACTGGACGACATATTGGAAAGCATGTCGAGAGGGAAGCGTACATTTTGCTCTACTGTGAGCGAATCGAACAGGGCACTGCCTTGGAAAAGCATTCCTATTTCCCTTCTAATTTCCTTTTGCTCTTGTCTGTCAGCTTTGTAAAAGTTTCTATTATGATAAAGAATATCACCTTCATCGGGCGGAACTAAGCCTACAATGCTTTTTAGCAACACACTTTTCCCCGTTCCACTTGCCCCTATTATCATATTGGCTTCTCCCTGCCTAAACTTAGCACTGATCCCATGCAAGATCTGCTTACCATCAAAACTCTTTTTTACATTTTGTATTTCTATCATTTTCTGTTCGGATGCTTATATAAGAAACTGAGCTAATAGAAAATCTGCAATCAATATCGAGATACAACTGTTCGTAACAGCTTTGGTGCTCGATTTACCAACCTCTAATGCTCCTCCTTCGGTAAAATAGCCTTTGTAAGCAGAAATAGTTACGATCAAAAAGGCAAATACATACGACTTGATCACCGCAAACGTCACGTTCAGTGGAATAAAATCAGCTCTAATTCCGTAAATATATTCTTCTTCGGTGATCACCCCAGCAAGAGTCCCTGCCAAATACCCTCCATACATCGCCAAAAAACCGGCAAGTACCACTAATAACGGGTACATAAAAATGCCAGCCAAAATCTTTGGCAGCACCAAGTAGGATGCCGAGTTAATTCCCATTACCTCTAGTGCATCTACTTGCTCGGTAATCTTCATGGTACCTAAGCCACCTGCTATATTAGACCCCACCTTTCCCGCAAATACAATTGCCGTGAATGTAGGAGCTACTTCAAGCAGGGTCATGTCTCTTACTATCACACCGATTACGTAGGTTGGAATTAAGGGGCTTACAAGATTGTACGCTGTTTGTACACACATTACCGCACCTATAAACACCGAAACGATCACCACAATAGTGAGCGAGTCGATCCCAATCAAGATACATTCTTCAAAAAAAAGTTTGATATAAACCCGAAGTGGCTCACGGTTGGAAAAGATTTTCCCCATAAAAATCAGGTACCTGCCTAAGCTTTTCATGTATATGTTATAAGGAGGTTTATTTTGTGAATTGGTTCAACTTCAAAAGACAAAGAGCTTGTTTACAAAAACATTATTCCCTTCATCGCAAATTTATCCTTTTAGCCGTCTAAAAAAATAAAAATTCATATTAGAGCTAAAGCCATTGGCTATAAGCCCAGTCTATTTTTTATAAAATCATCAAAGGGACCAATAGTATAAAGAGCTATTGAAACATCCAACTCAAGGGAATTATTTCTGCTCCTCTACTCTATTTTTCCTCATTTAAAGCCGCTTACGACATTTTTAACTTTATTTACGAATATTTTCGTAGATAAAACTTGACTCGAAACCATGAAAACCCTATGTTTGTTACGAATCGATTCGTAGATCAAATACTTTATACCTAAGACAATGAAAAACAATCAACTGCCAAAACCGACCGAGTCTGAGCTCGAAATCCTTCAACTTTTATGGGAGTTTGGCCCAAGCACGGTGCGGTTTGTAAACGACAAGCTCAACAGCTTGAAAGAAACCGGCTATACTACTACCCTCAAGCTTATGCAAATAATGTTTGACAAAGGATTGGTAGACCGAGAACGCTCAGGGAAAACCCATATTTACGAAGCCTTGGCAAAAGAAGAAGATACTCAAATCGAACTCCTCGACAGGTTTGTAGATAAGGTATTTAAAGGCTCTGCCACGAAGCTTATGCTCCAGGCACTGGGAAGAAAAAAAGCTTCCCCAGAAGAACTTGAGCAAATTAGGAAATTATTGGATGACATGGAAAACAACTAAAAAATGGATTTCTTAGAAAACATAAATATCATGAATAATATAATTGAAGCCTTGAGTGTTACCATATTACACTCACTCTGGCAAGGGTTACTCATTGCAGTTATACTGGGTATTTCCCTCAAAATATTAAGGAAACACAGTGCTCAAAAGAGATATTTCACCTCCATTGCAGCCTTGTTTTTATTGGCGACAGTTTCCATAGCTACGTTCTTTATCTCGTACCAATCTGAAGGCACATCGACGGTACTCACAGATGAGGCAATTACCAATTTGGAAGCAGCCGATTTACTTGTTTACTACACCCAAGACCAATCTATATTAGCCAAGGTACAGGCTACTTACCAAAGCATAGTAAGCCTGATAAAAACCTATTCTTCTACCATCTTTGTAGTTTGGTTAGTCGGAGTTGGTTTTTTCTCTCTCAGATTTATCTCTGGCTTGTATTACATACAAAAAATCAGGACTCAAAAAGTTTCTCCTGTTTCAGTTTTTTGGGAAGAAAAGCTCAATGCTATGTGCCAAAAAATAGGAATAAGGTCTAAAGTGAAAATGCTTAAATCAAGCATGGTGGAAGTGCCAACTGTAGTTGGATGGCTGCGCCCTGTCATCTTGATGCCAATTAGCATGATGGCTCAAATGCCTGTCCCCGAATTGGAAGGTGTTCTTGCCCACGAACTGGCCCATATCCGCCGCAACGATTACCTGCTCAATATGATTCAGTCTATAATTGAAATTGTATTATTCTACAACCCTGCCGCTTGGTGGATATCTGTTTGTATCAACGATGAACGTGAAAACTGCTGCGACGATATTGCCCTCCAAGCTACGGGAAGTGCCAAAGACTATATAAAAGCCTTAGCAAACCTTGCGCAAGCGCAGTACAGAGAACCTGAGTTGGCACTTTCTGTCATGGGCAAGCGAGGCAGTGTACTTTACCGCATCAGGAGGATTGTTGCCATTGGGCAAAACCAGTTTGAAACAGCACATGCCCTCTCCCAGCGAACTATTGGGCGCTTTGCAGCGGCTATGTTAGTACTTTGCGCTTTAATCTTTTTCACCCTTTCTTCGGGCTACAAAGAGAGCCAAGCCCAAGATGTTCCTTTTGAAGAAAGAATAGCTAGCGCTGAAAGTTTGCCTGTTGTGGAAGAGTTCACTTCTCCCGACGATACCACCAAAAAGCAGGTAAAAGTGAAGGTAATGCAGTTTGCAAGCAACGATTCAATGAAGGTCACATTATCCGATCCCCTCTCTTGGACTTCGGAAGAAACCATTGTGCTCGACCCCGCTGACAGCAGCCATGCTCAGGTATTTTTCTTGGAAAGCGATGGTGACGACGCAGGCATCTGGTTATCAGAGGAAGAAGAATTGGAAATTGATGCACCCCTGCACATGTTTATGCTCGCCGACGATACTTCAAAAAAGAAAATGAAGTACAAAATCAAGACCATTGAGAAAAAGGGCAAAGAAGGAGAAAACGTATTTTTCAATGTTCATTCTTCCAATACTGACAGTACAGTTTGGGTGGTAAACGTGGAAACCGACTCGACGAATAATACCAAGTCGTTCAAATACAGAATAAATGCTACTGATGGTTACTCTGTAGAAGTTGATACCCTCTCTGAAAAAGGAAAAAGAACGATTACTATCCACAACAAAGACTCGAAAGAGAACTCGGTAATTATTGATTATAAAAACATTAAAGGTAAAAAAGTAACCGAACTTAAGGGCAAAGGAAACAGCATATTTACTTTTAATGACGAGGAAGAAATAAATGGGAAAAAAGTGGCAGTGGAATACAAAGGCATCCATATCCGCAGTGCCGATGGCGATAAAAAACCACTCTATATTTTAGACGGGGAAGAGATTTCTCAAGAAGAACTTGAAAATATAGCCCCAGAAAAGATTGCATTTATGAATGTTTTGAAAGGAAATTCTGCCATTGATAAATATGGTGAAAAGGGAAAAAATGGCGTAGTGGAGATTACTTTGAGTGATAAAATAATTGAACAAAGTAAAAAAACAATCCAAATCAGGTCTTTAGATGATAACAAGCAACCTTTATTCATTATTGATGGAAAAGAGGTTTCTCATGGATTTATCAAAACTATTGACCCTGATAATATCAAGCAGTTGGATGTTCATAAAGGAGAAATCGCTATTCATTATTTTGGTGAAAAGGGAAAAAATGGTGTAGTGGAAATCACCTTGAAGGAGAAGAATAAAGCTGAAGAAAAAATACAATTCCCAACCTTCAAAGATGGAAAAACACCTCTATTTATTTTAGATGGCAACGAAATTTCAAAAGAAAAAATCCCAATAGAGATAATTGAATCTATAAATGTGCTTAAAGGAGAAAAGGCTATTGAAAAATATGGAGAGAAAGCTAAAGACGGTGTATTGGAAGTAAAGTCTAAAAGTAATTTTAAGATAAAAGAAAAAGCCAAGGTTAAAGTAAAAAATACAGAACAATTAGACTTATCTCAAACTGCATTTTTTATTGATGGGATTGAATCTGACCTTGAAGAAGTGAATCAGTTGAAAAAAGGCTATGTCATAGAAAAAGTGGAGGTGTTGAAAGGAAAAGAAAATGTAGAGAAATATGGCGTGGACGCTGAAAATATAATGCTGATAACAACCAAGTCAGGCAAAGGGTCTTCTAATTTGTCATTAGAGTTTTCTTCTAAGTCGGCTTTTGCCAATTCTATAGCCACCTATCCTAACCCCACAGATGGCGTTTTAAATATAGGTTTCAAACTAGCAGAAAAGGAACGTGTAAAGGTAGACATCTATAACCTTTCAGGAAAAAAGGTTGATACCATTTTGAACAAATCTATGCCTGCCGGAATACATGAAGTAACTTGGGATTCAAAGGACTATGGTTCTGGCGCTTACATTCTTCATATAAAAACAAATGGAGAAACGGTAGAGAGAAAAATTCTTGTGAACAAGTAAATTAAAAAAGGGCTGTCTTGAACCAGCCCCAATAAACACAAAAAGCTGGATCTTAATGATCCAGCTTTTTTTAATGTATGATCGAGTCAAGTGACCTCGAATATGCCAGTATGTTGTCTATCGACCTTTGACCAGGCTCTCCCTTCGCCTCCAGTCTATCGAGGTCCCCCTTCAGGCTGACCAAGTTATAGAACTCGTCTTCCAGTTCCGGGTCGGAGAAGATCCGCGACGCTATCTCCCCTGCCTCCGATGGGCTTACCTCGTGGTATACATATCTTAGAATATCATTTTGAATCGCTGCTATCTTGTTTCTCTTTTTTTTCATTGCTCGCTTCAGGGTTCATTTGTTTCCTCAAGTTGATCAAGGCATAACGCATGCGGCCAAGGGCGGTATTGATACTCACGCCGGTAGTCTCGGCGATCTCCTGGAAGCTCATCTTCATGTAGTGCCTCATCATGAGCACCTCACGCTGCGCTTCCGGGAGGTTCTGGATCAGCTCCCGCAAACGGGCGTGGACCTCGTTCTTGATCTGCTGCGACTCGAAAGAGTCTTCCGAGAACTCCAACGTGTTGAAAACGTTGCTGCCGTCCTCCATCACGATCATCGGGTAGCGCTTCTGCTTCCTGAAATTGTCGATCGCCATGTTGTGGGCTATCCTCGAGATCCACGGGAGGAACTTCCCCTCCTCGTTGTACCTGCCTGTCTTGATCGTCTTTATTGCCTTGATAAAGGTCTCCTGCAGCAGGTCCTCTGCCACGTATTGGTCCTTTACTATCAACAAGATCGTCGTAAAGATTTTGTTTTTGTGTCTTAGTACTAGTTCCTCAAAAGCGCTTTCGTTTCCTTTTTTGTACTGGCTTATTAATTCGCAATCACTTACTTTGTATTTCTTCATTTCGGTAGTTGTATTTAGTTAACGATGATAATGAATTGGTATTGCTATTTTAGGGCTTCCACCGCTAACTTTTTTTGTTTTAGGGGCGGCAAACTTACAGACAGGAAGAAAACGATGTAGGTTATTCACATGGTTGACAGCACTTTACGTGACAGGTATGTTTTATTGGAAAAAAGCTGTTTTTTTTATAAAAAATTGAAATACCCACAGAAACACACATGCCTATAGAGGGCACAAACCTTGGTAAACCAGGTAAAAAGCCATTTCCCAGCTTATTTTTTTTAACATTACCCCAAAAAGACTACATCCAAAGTTTTTTCCGGGATATCAAGAATCCTATATAGGAAAGTATTCCCAAGATGGGAAAACATTACATCGGGGAGCAAGAAACCCCACCTGCCCGTGCAAGAAAAATAGGGTAAAAGCGAAAAAAACGGGCAATAAAATAGGCCATAAGTGCAAAAAAACAGCGGTAAAGTGATAGGCGGGCCCAACTACCTGATAGGTATCAACTTTTGGAGGGGCAAGAAGCCAGCTTTCTGGAAAAGATAAACAGCCCATACGGGTTTTAAACCGATATTTGAAATTCGGGACAGTATCTTTCTGGAATTATTGTGTTTAGAAAAGATTCTCCCCAATAAAAAACAAAAACATAATTTAAATTAGGCAAGAAAAATACTTTTTTGATACTCATTATAGTAATGATGTAGCTAATTTTATAACTACGGGCTTGAAAAGCAGAGAAACCCTTCGTTGTGGCAGGCGAAGGGTTTCTTTATAACTTCAGATAATTAACCATTTATAATGACATAAACTTATCCTATATTTCTAATAACCCTGATTTGCTTTTTGAGATCTTTTAACTGAACTGTAGCAGTCTCGATTTTTGATGTAAACTGCTCTTTTAACTTATCTGCTGTTTTAGACTTCGCAAAAAACTCTAGGTTGTTTTTCCAAAGAGCAATATCATTTTCCAAGTGAGTGATTTTTTTCCTCAGCACTTGCTCTTGTTTCTTTAGCTTAGAAATAACACTTGGAACCTCATTATATATCTCCACCCTAGCCTGCAACTTCATTGCATCTATTTTATCTTCATCGAGCGGCAAGTTGTCATAATAGTTATCTAAAGCATAAAGAAATTTGTCTAGTATAGAATTAATATCTTTTCTCGGCACATAACCTATCTCCAGGAATTCATTTTTCAACGCCTCTAATTCCCCTTCATTCTCCTCTTTTTTCTCGGCAAGCTCATCTATCTTTTTAATAATAGCCAATTTCTTCTCAAGATTGACCACAAACTCTTTGTCTTGCTCTGAGCGCTTATTCCTTTTTCTTTCAAAAAAGAAGTCACAAGCAGCTTTAAATCGCTCATAAATACTGTCTCGATGAGATTCAGGAACTGGACCAACTTTCTTCCACTCTTGCTGAAGTCCTTTTAGTTTATCAGCGGTTTCATTCCACTCACTACTTTCCTTCAATGCTTCAGCCTTTACACACAGCTCTTCTTTTTTAGCAAGATTCTCTTTACGAGATGCTTCAAGTTGCTCAAAGAACTTGTTTTTGTTGGCAAAGAACGCTTTGAAATTCCCCCAAAACTGCTTATTGATGTCTTTAGCAACTTCCCTGGGCAAAGGACCAATTTTCTCCCAGTCCTTTTGCACAGCTAAGAGCTCTTTTGTCTTCTCATTCCAAGCCTTAATCCTGTCAGAGTCAAAGGTCACATATTCCTCAAGCTTGATGCAAAGCTCTTGCTTGATTTTCATGTTTTCTTGAAGCTGCTTTTTATACTCTTCGGCAAAGGCTCGTTTTTTCTCATAAAGCTCATCCGATGCTTTTTTGAAACGCTGCCAAACTTCTTCCTGCTGCTCTTTCGGGATAGGACCTATTGCTTTATATTCCTCATGCAATTTATTCAGCGCTTTTACCGCATTGTTCAAATTCTCTTCGCTTAACAAAGCCTCAGCTTTCTCACAAAGAGAAAGTTTTGCATCTAAGTTCTTCTTCCTGTCCAGCTCTTTCAGATCATGCTCTATACTTTTATGGTCATAGAACAAATCCAATATGGCACTATATGTTCGGTAAAGATTTTCCGCTTCTGCTTGAGGAACCGAACCAATTTCTTTCCATTTGTTTTGGAACTCTTTCATCTTCTCAAAGCTACCTTTTTGGTCTTCAGAGTCAATGAGTTCCTTTATGTCTTGTATAATCTTTTGCTTAGCCTTAAGATTATCACCTCTTTCTTTTCTTAGAGAAGAATAATGCTCTTT
It encodes:
- a CDS encoding ATP-binding cassette domain-containing protein translates to MIEIQNVKKSFDGKQILHGISAKFRQGEANMIIGASGTGKSVLLKSIVGLVPPDEGDILYHNRNFYKADRQEQKEIRREIGMLFQGSALFDSLTVEQNVRFPLDMLSNMSSSEKEDRVNLCLKRVELEHAGKKMPSEISGGMKKRVGIARAIVHNSQYLFCDEPNSGLDPNTAILIDNLIFEITKEYNLTTVIVSHDMNSMMEIGEHILFLHKGHLVWEGSNDEVLDATQPELETFIFSNNLMRKYKTLSK
- a CDS encoding ABC transporter permease, producing MKSLGRYLIFMGKIFSNREPLRVYIKLFFEECILIGIDSLTIVVIVSVFIGAVMCVQTAYNLVSPLIPTYVIGVIVRDMTLLEVAPTFTAIVFAGKVGSNIAGGLGTMKITEQVDALEVMGINSASYLVLPKILAGIFMYPLLVVLAGFLAMYGGYLAGTLAGVITEEEYIYGIRADFIPLNVTFAVIKSYVFAFLIVTISAYKGYFTEGGALEVGKSSTKAVTNSCISILIADFLLAQFLI
- a CDS encoding BlaI/MecI/CopY family transcriptional regulator, translating into MKNNQLPKPTESELEILQLLWEFGPSTVRFVNDKLNSLKETGYTTTLKLMQIMFDKGLVDRERSGKTHIYEALAKEEDTQIELLDRFVDKVFKGSATKLMLQALGRKKASPEELEQIRKLLDDMENN
- a CDS encoding M56 family metallopeptidase; the protein is MNNIIEALSVTILHSLWQGLLIAVILGISLKILRKHSAQKRYFTSIAALFLLATVSIATFFISYQSEGTSTVLTDEAITNLEAADLLVYYTQDQSILAKVQATYQSIVSLIKTYSSTIFVVWLVGVGFFSLRFISGLYYIQKIRTQKVSPVSVFWEEKLNAMCQKIGIRSKVKMLKSSMVEVPTVVGWLRPVILMPISMMAQMPVPELEGVLAHELAHIRRNDYLLNMIQSIIEIVLFYNPAAWWISVCINDERENCCDDIALQATGSAKDYIKALANLAQAQYREPELALSVMGKRGSVLYRIRRIVAIGQNQFETAHALSQRTIGRFAAAMLVLCALIFFTLSSGYKESQAQDVPFEERIASAESLPVVEEFTSPDDTTKKQVKVKVMQFASNDSMKVTLSDPLSWTSEETIVLDPADSSHAQVFFLESDGDDAGIWLSEEEELEIDAPLHMFMLADDTSKKKMKYKIKTIEKKGKEGENVFFNVHSSNTDSTVWVVNVETDSTNNTKSFKYRINATDGYSVEVDTLSEKGKRTITIHNKDSKENSVIIDYKNIKGKKVTELKGKGNSIFTFNDEEEINGKKVAVEYKGIHIRSADGDKKPLYILDGEEISQEELENIAPEKIAFMNVLKGNSAIDKYGEKGKNGVVEITLSDKIIEQSKKTIQIRSLDDNKQPLFIIDGKEVSHGFIKTIDPDNIKQLDVHKGEIAIHYFGEKGKNGVVEITLKEKNKAEEKIQFPTFKDGKTPLFILDGNEISKEKIPIEIIESINVLKGEKAIEKYGEKAKDGVLEVKSKSNFKIKEKAKVKVKNTEQLDLSQTAFFIDGIESDLEEVNQLKKGYVIEKVEVLKGKENVEKYGVDAENIMLITTKSGKGSSNLSLEFSSKSAFANSIATYPNPTDGVLNIGFKLAEKERVKVDIYNLSGKKVDTILNKSMPAGIHEVTWDSKDYGSGAYILHIKTNGETVERKILVNK
- a CDS encoding sigma-70 family RNA polymerase sigma factor, with protein sequence MKKYKVSDCELISQYKKGNESAFEELVLRHKNKIFTTILLIVKDQYVAEDLLQETFIKAIKTIKTGRYNEEGKFLPWISRIAHNMAIDNFRKQKRYPMIVMEDGSNVFNTLEFSEDSFESQQIKNEVHARLRELIQNLPEAQREVLMMRHYMKMSFQEIAETTGVSINTALGRMRYALINLRKQMNPEASNEKKEKQDSSDSK
- a CDS encoding DUF349 domain-containing protein, producing MNDDNGTPNEGKNAEKEEKEIVTSAENSGSDSEETPNTKVVEEASPEVVEIPKKEEESAPEEKKVEVPKVAEEKVEAEESIAKEKAVEEESEEDESAEEETVEEEAVDYSKSSLEEILEASIAMLKEEDIRKADKAFVAMREVVDKLNSEAAETQKTAYVADNEGVDEGFVYNAPEGINVFYTNFKAHDQKKKEHYSSLRKERGDNLKAKQKIIQDIKELIDSEDQKGSFEKMKEFQNKWKEIGSVPQAEAENLYRTYSAILDLFYDHKSIEHDLKELDRKKNLDAKLSLCEKAEALLSEENLNNAVKALNKLHEEYKAIGPIPKEQQEEVWQRFKKASDELYEKKRAFAEEYKKQLQENMKIKQELCIKLEEYVTFDSDRIKAWNEKTKELLAVQKDWEKIGPLPREVAKDINKQFWGNFKAFFANKNKFFEQLEASRKENLAKKEELCVKAEALKESSEWNETADKLKGLQQEWKKVGPVPESHRDSIYERFKAACDFFFERKRNKRSEQDKEFVVNLEKKLAIIKKIDELAEKKEENEGELEALKNEFLEIGYVPRKDINSILDKFLYALDNYYDNLPLDEDKIDAMKLQARVEIYNEVPSVISKLKKQEQVLRKKITHLENDIALWKNNLEFFAKSKTADKLKEQFTSKIETATVQLKDLKKQIRVIRNIG